A window of Falco cherrug isolate bFalChe1 chromosome 14, bFalChe1.pri, whole genome shotgun sequence genomic DNA:
TGGATGACGGAGGCGCCGGTGGCGGCGGGCAGCAGCGGGTGCAGGTCGGCGGCGTgcggcggcccggcggcggcggagggcgGGCGGTACGGCGGGGGCTCCTCGCCGCCCGCCGGCGGCAGCCCGCGGCCCGCCGGGCACGGCCCCAGCGGGGAAGCGCCGGGCGCCTTGTGGGGGGCGAGCGGCCCGTCGAGCCGCTCCTCCGCCGGCTCTTTGCAATCCGAGTCGCTGAGGCCGGCCTCGGCCTCCCGGGGGCCGGGGGACTCCTGGAGGCGCTCGCAGCCCGGCGCAGCTTTGGGATCCGCCgctcctgggggggggggggaaagaagaggggtggggggcagctctCGGGCTCGCCCTGCGCCCCCAAACCCGCCCACCCGctctgccgcccccccccccttccagCGCACACCCCCCCCCTCGGCTGCACAGCCGCCGCCGCCAGGCCCGCAGCGCGGCCCtccggctccccccgccccgccgcccgccgcgggggcccggccgccccgggccgggggcagACCCGAGGGCGCGGCCGCGGGGGCCCGGCCGAGCTTGCTGTCCTACCTGTGTCCGGCGTCCCGGGGTCCCCCTTGTCCTCCAGTTTCTGGGGCTCGTCCTCGTCGTTCTTCTCCAGGTCGAtgttctcctcttcctcctcgtCCTCACTGCGGTTCCGCGGGGTCCAGGTcattttgttctcctttttgaGCCGCCGCCGCGCGTTGGCGAACCAGGTGGAGACCTGGGTGAGGGTCATTTTGGTGATGATGGCCAGCATGATCTTCTCGCCCTTGGTGGGGTAGGGGTTTTTCCGGTGCTCGTTGAGCCAGGCCTTGAGGGTGGCCGTGGCGTCCCGCGTCGCGTTCTTGCGGTACGCGGGGTCCCCGTAGGGGTAGGAGCCGAGCGGCGCCGCGTACGGGTGGTACCCCAGGGAGCCGGCCATGCCCGGCGTGTGGTCGTAGGGCGAGCcctggggagagaggggagagcGGCCCGGCGGGGCCAGGTcaggcggccgcggggcggcaATGACACGGCAAGGGCAGCGACAGGGCCtgcccgcggcccccgcccTTGCCCCGCCGCCTCTGCCCCGGCGCGGGGCCCTGCCCGGCTTCTCCCCCGGCTCCTTCGCGGGAGAACGGGCGGGGAAGGGCCCGGGGGCTCGCGGCAGCCGCCCCGGGAGGCCACCGGCCGCCCGCAGCCATCCAGCGCCTCTCCCCCAAATACAGGCGGGGAAAAGCAAGTGGGCAGCGCGGCGTGGGGGCGGACAGCGGCGGGGGaactcttcccttcctccccttcccttcctccccttcccttcctacCGCGCTGCGATCGCGGCGGGCAACCTGCCGGGCTCaggaggccgggccgggccgggccgctccTCTGCCAGGCCAGGGcgggaggaggaaaaaaaaaaatgtaaggggaagaacagaaaagaggagagaagccgagaaaagaaaaaaagaggaaaaaagggggaaaggaaagaggaaagaaaaaggaaaagagaaaagcaaagaaggaaagacaaaaaaaaaaggaaagaagaaaccgTGAAACTCTGCGTCCAGCCTGAGTAGAGGGAGAAGCTGAGCAAAACTCGCCGGGTTTTGGGGGGAGCGGCGGCCCCCGCGCTGCGGCGGGGAtgccccgggccggccccgcggTGCCCCGCAGGCGCGCACGGCGGCGCAGTGCCGTGCCTTTCCCTGCCCTTCTCCGCGCAGCGGCCGCGGAGCAGCTCGCAGCCACGGGATTAGAGCTCTGCAATATTTAAGCAGCCTAATTATCGCCGCGCAGGGGAAAGTTGCCTGGGTTTATCGCCCGGATTTCTCCCATCGCCTTGCCGCTGCTGGGTTCATTCCCTTTTCAATCACAACAAGCTAATTGTTGCGGAATTACTATTgctgttttatattaaaaaaaaaaagattttttttttctccttttggagGGAATACGATCGGTCCCCGCCAGAGACGGGCCGTGCCGGCGgctccccccgcgcccggccctgccctcCGCGGCCGCCAGCAACAGTGTGCGGCAGCGCGGGGCGGCGGTGCGGGAAAGTTGGGCGGCGAGGCGGGGAGCCGCGCTCCCTTTTGTCCCCGGtatctcaaaaataaaatgggaataacAAGCAGGCccgggggggtgcaggggggcgGGCGCCCGCGGGATGCCGCCGTGCCCGGCGCGGTGCCGGCTGGCCGGGGCTGCTCTTACCACGTAGGAAGTgaaggcggcggcggcggcggcggccgggtCGGTGCCGTACTGGAGGTGGGAGTTGTAACCCGGGGAAGGGGCGGTAAAGGCGGTAGATCCGGCATAAGGGGAAAAAGCGGAGCCCGAAGAAGATCTCCCAAGTTCATCGGTCCGGGGTCCGGAGATCACGCTGGTGCTGTACGCCGGGCAGGAGTAGAGAGCCAAGGACGCTGACGGCTGGTACAAGTAACCCTGAGGATACGACATGGCCAGGCGCACACATACACCCGGGAGCCCAAGGCGCCGGGAGGGATCCGCCGCGCTGCCGGGCTGGGGCCGCTGCGGCCGGGGCTTCGCGGGCGCCTCTCCGCCCTCGCCAGCTGGGCAGCGGCGGCACCTTGCTCTGcgccggggctgctgctccGCGCTcgcctgcagcctggcaccgctgcctcctttttctccccccctcgcttccccctctctttttttttttttttcttcccccctctcccctctctctctctctctctcccccccttGCACcagggggctttttttttcccccccttcctcctcgCTCTCGCTTTCCGAAGGGTCCTGCCAAGATGCTAAGTTAGAAATTGCAGCTCCTGACGCCTTCTGCGCGGCCCGGCGAGGCTCCTCCTTCGCGGGGTGTTGTCAGTGGAAGGACTGGCAGGACCCCGCTGGGCTGCCGCGGCCGGGCCCAACCAGCGGGAGGGCTCCGCGCTTCCCTCGGCCCTCCCCAGCGCTCAGAGGCTCAGTGCGCCGGCTCCTGGATTGCAGTCACCTCCAAGCCATTTAAGATCGGCTCCAACTTTCTGCATGTGCTAAATACCGTGCGGAGCCGCGCTGCGCCGGAATGCAAGCCAATcagtatatgaaaaaaaaatagatatttaatAAGATTTATTAGCCGCCCGGCTCCCCCCTCTGCGCAGCCACCCCTCCTCTCGctctctgccccctgcccctccctccACTAAATCACTGGAGGTGGAATATACGGGGTGTGTGTGGCGGtgttagtttttcttttctaaacaaaaaaaggcGATTCTCGGCGGGGAAgcgccgcagcccggcccgaTCCGGCAGCGTTGGGATGCACGGCCGGGCCGCGCCGTCGGGGCGgaggccgcggcggggccggacCTGTTGCGGCGGCTGTGCAAGCGGAGCTGCGACGGGGGGGGCCCGGAGCTGCGGCGGGGGGGTCCGGCGAGGAGTGGGGTTTGGCATCGCGGAGGGGCTCGGGGGCCgtgagcggggcgggggcggggggggattTAGTCTTTCCCAGCACCAGTCCCGGGAGAAGGGGAATCcggagggggggtgggggggtgggtgcgGGGGGAGCGGAGATGGGTCTGCAGAAATCGTTCAGCGTGAGGGTTTTGCCTGCGGATCTCAAGAATACACCGGgcatcctccccctccccggctcATAAAAGGGTCGAGGCGAAAGCAGATTAAAACCATATGAACCGGGATAAATCCCCGCCGATCAAGGAGATGTAATCTCCTCTGATTCAACCAGATATATTTCCCAACAGGAACATATCCCGATTTATTCCCTTCTCGCTTGTTTTCCCTCGCGGCTGAGGCAAGGCGCTGCTCCCAccgcccctgcccgccgccgcggctCCGCGCCCCCGGCCACccgcgggccggccccgccTCGCCCCCGCCGTGCCGTTCCCGGGGGTGTATGTGTGGGGGGGAGCGGGCGTGACTTAATTAGATTtatcttatttattattttttatcttgtaCTTTTGCATCTCCCGGCCCTAATTCCTCTCGCCGCTGGCCCTAGCGGGACGGACGCGGAAACGCGAGGAGCCGGGGTGTGATTTAAAACGGGCAGGCCGGGGCGGGAGCTCCCCGGGTCGCCGAGGAGGCGACGGCGACACCGACACcgcccctctccctccctccctccctccctccctcccgggCCCCGTCCCGGCGGCCGCGGCACCCCGGCCACACGGCGGGGCACGGGCTGAGCCTTGCTCGTGTACCCCGCTCCGGGtccggcgggccgggccgggcccgctcCGCCCGCGCCGTCGGGGGGTGCCGGCAGGAcgggggggccggcggcggcggggcaggcaCGGCCCATACTACACTACCCAGCAGGCCGCGGCCGCGCAgctcccgcccccgcccctcccggcTCATGATTGGCTGTCCTGCTGCCGGCGGTGGGTCCTCCCCTTCTTCTATTGGTGTGGGGAGCTGTCCATCAGCGTGGGGAGGCGGGGGTGTGGAGGGGCGGTGGCGGCGCGCTGCGCGGTTGCTGGGGAGTCCGGAGGCGGCGCTGACAGGACGGCGCGCGGAGGCGCTGCGGGCCgaggcggccccggcccggctcggcccggcccggcttGGCCCGGCTCAGCCCAGCCCGTGgcggccgcgggccgggccggcgaGGTGAGGACGCGGGGCGGCAGCGTGCCCCGCCGCGCGGCGGGACGTCGGGGCGCTGTggcggcgctgccccgccgcgCTGGGGCGCCCCCTGCCGGCGCTGCTCTGCGCGCGGGCCGCCCGCTACCGGCTGCGCGGGCCCGGCGGGTGCGGGCgctccggggcggcggggccggggccgctgcGGGCCCCGCAGGCAGGCGGCGCCGGCGGGAGCGGTGCCGGGAAGCGCGGCGAGCGGGTGTGGGCACCCTCGGTGCTGCCCCGCCGGGCGCTGACCGCCGCCCCCGGCTCTCCACCGGCGGGCCCGTTGTTTGCGCTGCGCGGCGCT
This region includes:
- the IRX5 gene encoding iroquois-class homeodomain protein IRX-5 produces the protein MSYPQGYLYQPSASLALYSCPAYSTSVISGPRTDELGRSSSGSAFSPYAGSTAFTAPSPGYNSHLQYGTDPAAAAAAAFTSYVGSPYDHTPGMAGSLGYHPYAAPLGSYPYGDPAYRKNATRDATATLKAWLNEHRKNPYPTKGEKIMLAIITKMTLTQVSTWFANARRRLKKENKMTWTPRNRSEDEEEEENIDLEKNDEDEPQKLEDKGDPGTPDTGAADPKAAPGCERLQESPGPREAEAGLSDSDCKEPAEERLDGPLAPHKAPGASPLGPCPAGRGLPPAGGEEPPPYRPPSAAAGPPHAADLHPLLPAATGASVIHSPQQAALAKPKLWSLAEIATSADKAKEAGGEAAPPGPAVLGGGGPSRSPPRPRSPAAQCPFPNGAVLPRPLYYTAPFYPGYTNYGSFGALHGHPAGGPAAAAPGAHFNGLNQTVLSRAESLAKDTKMIRSQSQVDLCKDSPYELKKGMSNI